The sequence below is a genomic window from Silene latifolia isolate original U9 population chromosome 7, ASM4854445v1, whole genome shotgun sequence.
GTTCGCCATGATGTTAAACGAGTAATTTCTCTATTTCGCGTGTGCCTAGGTTTTATAATGTTGAATTTTAATTTGATTTCGGAGTTTGAGCTTTGAATTTAATCGTTTTTCGCAGGTTGTTTGTGCAGTTTGTGAAACTGAACAGCAGGTTAGATGATTCgtatttattaattttcatgAACTGTAATGATCGAGCTAGATAGTGTTTTTAAATTTCGTTTGCGAGAGTTTTCTGTTTCATTCGTAAAGCGAGGAATGCTTGTGTATTGTTATTAATTGAAGAAGTTTGACATTCTAAAACCAAGGGACCATGTATTAGAAATGAGAACTAAGGAAGGAAATTTGACATTCTCTACGCTCGTGTAATGTGTGTATAGGTAGCAAAGGTTTGCTCGAATTGTGGGGTTAACATGGGAGAGTACTTCTGTGAGATTTGCAGATTCTATGATGATGAGGTATTGGTTTCTTCTATTATTATCTAGTAAAAGTGAATAATTCTACCAATGTGTTTGTCTTTCTCATAGTGCTTATTGTTTTTGCTTCAGACCGAGAAAAAGCAGTTTCATTGCGATGACTGTGGGATTTGTAGGTTGGCTAGCTCAACTCTTGTACCATTGTGTTACCTGTAGCATTTAATTATGCTTGTGCCTTGATTGCATTACTCATTCATGTATTTAATTCCAGGGTCGGTGGTCGTGATAAGTTCTTCCATTGCCAAAAGTGTGGTATGTCTTCTTCACCTTATTGTCTACTTATTATAAAATGATGCTTTGTAAGCATTAAGCAAAATGGGTGCTATGTATTCTGAAATAGATTTGAACGAAGACAACTTGAGAATGTAATTTGTTTTTGATTTGGGAACTTTGATCACCAATTTCCGTAAAAGAGttgtaatgatgatgatgatgttttcTTTTATTGGTCGGATAAATCTCTGTATTCTTGTACGCGGGACTACTATACAAACATGTACAAATTCTCTTCCCTTGATTTTCATCTCTTAGTTTAAAAATGCCCCTTCGTGGGTGCGCCTAATCACAGGGCTCAGTTAGGCACTAACCAAAATGCCTTGGTGGCGCCCCTTAAATTCGCTTTATAGGTAAGGCGTGGCTGGCAAAGCACACTATTATGCAATTtcgttatgtttttttttttttttttaaaaaaaaaaattcaccctTCTCTTTGGCATAATATCCCTAAAGTGTACTCTCTTAACACATTCAATCTTGTCAAAATCCACAAAAGGAAAACATTGCACAAAACCGTTGTCGAAAATAGAATTTTTTGTGCAAATACTTTGCGCTTCATGTCTATAAGGCGCGAGCCTTGATGCCTCTCAGCATTCCTTGCCAAGGTTCAAGTGGATGTAGAAATACCGGCATGACTTATTGTCGTCTAGGTTCTGTTGCTTTCTGTTATTTGTTGTAATAAAAATACAGCATATAAGGCTATATTCTTTTCAGTTATTTTTCTTTGTTAATACATATAACGTTCTATTTTTTTTTACTATGCTTTTGAATCTTGGTAACTTAAGATAGCCTCAAGAAAATACAGTTGTGTATCTCTGTGAAAAGGGATTTATTCTAATTTGAATCACCtcataaaagaaaaagaaaaatttgaTTCAAGTGCGGAGACTTACAGACTTTTCCTACCACATAGCATAAGCGAGCAACTATAGTTTTTTCTCACGTGACCTTTAGCTCTTTTTTGTTTGGGTTTACGGTTATGTTGGATTTTTTATATTGCCCTTCATACTTCTTTAGCTTTATTTTGCACTTCTGCTACCCATTTCCTTACTCTACTTTCTATTTTGTTATATGTTCCTTTTCCATGCCCGATAAAATTTTCCTTACAATTTTGTTATCTGTCACGTGGAAGTGACCTTCTAGTGTTTTTAACACAAGGATAAAGTTGTGTCATAACTCGCAAGTTGTAGCCATTCTAGCACTCACTAATGTCGATACAGTTGTTTAATAGGCTTAGGGGCCTTACACTTTTACTAACTTCAGTAGATTATATCTGTGTCAGTGGAATTAGATTGAGATGCTTGGAAGATTTCCTTAAATTTTTGTTGGCTACATGCAGGATCGTGCTATACAATTGAGCTTCGTGATAATCATGCATGTGTAGAGAATGCGATGAAGAATTGTTGTCCTATCTGCTATGAGGTCTGATATAAACTATTAAATTTGAGCTGATCTCGACATATTCTTAACTCTTATATGGTGCCCATATTATGCACATGTGTACTTTCATATTCTGACCTTAATCTATTCTGCTGACAGTATCTTTTTGACTCGATCAAAGGGACAGCGGTTATGAAATGTGGACATACACTACACATGGAATGCTTTTCTGAGCTGTTGGATAAGCGGCAGTAAGCACTGTCACACTTTTAGCTGCATTTTTGTGTTTTGACTGTGATCCCGTTTCTTAATAATTTTATTAGATAGAAGCTTATGCTCTGGAATTGAGATATATATGTATCAATAGTTTGGAGCATAGAGAAACACTATAAATTACTGCTGCAGTTTGTCAGTGGGACCGTCTGTGGGGGGAGACATTGCCTTATTGGGTTGGCCTTTGGGTAGCACGTCATTGTAAACCGCGTGACTGTTTAGATTAAACTTTTAATAACTACTCCGCGTTTTATCTGTCTTGTCATATCAGTCCAACACAAGACTCAATGACTATTCGTCTTTCGCCCCTTCACGTAATAACAATATTACCCCAAATGTCTCAGAGTCGCCCATCTATGGGATATGGCAGGGTAGGGGATGGAGTGTACACAACCTTACGTCCTTACCTCAAGCACAGTATTGAATACACTAAAAGACATTTTTCAGATAGAATAATAGATTTTCAGGACCAGAATACTGTTTGCATGGTTTCGAGGATCTCAATATGGTGTTTTTGGTTTGCGTTGCAAAGTGAAGAGGAATGAAATGGCTATTTTTGTTTATTGTTGGTTGGCACAAGTACAAGAGGGAAATATTTCAGTTCTTTATGTAAGGCTGTCAGCTAGTTACCCTATTTTGAAACATCTTCCTTAATCGTTACGGCCTGCAAGCTCTCATATCGGTCCACTCGGGTCGGTTTTCGGGCAGTTTGAGTCGGTTACGCGGGTCGGGTCAGCTTTTGCCACTTCTAATGCCGACCAGTGAGGATAATGGACTTTTCATCTGCTAGTGCACCTTGAAAGGATATTAAAGAGTGGCTCAAGTTTAATCTGGATCTCACTGGGGTAGGGAACTAGAAATTATAATTTTTTGTATGAAATTTGAGGGTTTCAGACCTTGCAGTTCAGTAAAGGGTTGTCCTGAACAGCCTGTAATATCTCTCAAGCTTGTAgggtttatttttttctttttcctgcGGGGCTCTCTCTGTTTTCTGTCTGCGCTTGCTCTCTTATAAATCTttgctttactttttttttttgggtgtgtgTTTCAATCATAATTGTTTAATAGTGGTGTTTGTGCATCTTTTAATTCATAATTTCATATCCATTATTGGCTAGTTATCACTTATTCTGAAAACTTGTGTCATGAGCTAGGTACCGGTGCCCAATGTGCTCCAAGTCGACCGTGGACATGTCTTTGCATTGGGAAAGATTAGACGCTGAGGTGATTGACTAGTTATTAACTTATTATTGCctttcatttttatttatttttcttccatttttttctgttcatgtttaatttgaatAATGCCCTAAGTAGTAGAGTACTTTGTATCGTtcctttcaacttttttttttgagGGGATCAGATTACAGTTTGAATGGTAGTGTCGTTTTTCTTTTTGATGAGAATATTAATAAATTAAATGTTACTATTAAGATCAGTCCAACATTTTTATAGCGAAGGCATGTGTGTGTCTTGTGAAACGATTATTGAACTTGACGTCAACCGATAGCCACATCTGAACAAGTCTTCAGATACTCATTGCCTGAAATGTCCACAAGAATTTACTAAGATGGTAAATCTTTGTGTCAGTGTTTTTGTTTGCGAGAGAACATAGAAACTTGTTTATCAAGGATGTGAAGTCGTGAAGAAGAAGACATTTTTGATTTACTTGAGTGATATAATCATTTCCATTCGAACTAAAGACTCATAATTCTTTGGTTCAATTTATGATAGGATAAAACAATTTGGCTCACTAAACTGGCTGCTCTTCTTATTGTGTAGTCGCATTCAATGCATAGTTCACTTTGGGTCATTTGGAAATAGCCTATCTATGTTGTTAACTCAGGGGACAACCCAACCCCTTCCTTACTCCATTTCCCCGTGGCCTCAAGGCACTTGGTTTGATGTTCTTGTCGAGTGAATGCTTTTGACGTTCTTGATGCTGTGAACTGGATGTAGATTTATATTATTGTTGCAACACTTGTTAATCTGAGTTATCTGACATTGTTGATTACTTCCATTGTGCATTGTAGGTTGCAGCTACACCCATGCCTGATGAGTATCAATATGAGGTACTGCCCTCTGCAATGTTTTTCCTCTAAATCAGTCTCGCGTTCAATATTATTTTCTAGATTATTTTCTAAAGATTAAGGTGGTCCCTTGTTATGCCTTCTTTCTGAGAAATAGTGGGAGAATATGGGATTGGCAACTCTTAACGAAATTCTGTAAATGCTGATGAGCTGTAATTAGTCCGAGATTTCACTTAAATTAAATCTTGAAGAGCTAGAgttgtcaatttttttttatttttagacAAGCTTCAAATGGTGCAAACAAACGGGGATGTTCTTTTCATTTTCACCGACTGAATTGTGCTCCATGACTATTCTGATGTTGGGTGATCGGGAACTAATGTGAAGTAAATTGGCAGGTACTGGTTCTTTGCAATGATTGCAGCAGTACAAGCACAGTCAGGTTTCACATATTTGGGCACAAATGCAGTGATTGCAATTCATACAATACTCGTGTAACTCAAAAGCTAAAACGTCAGTCCGGACCATCATCAAATAACTGAGTTCTTTCCTTTCTCATTTTCCTATTTTtgatatcttgagtggttttgcTGCTGCATTGTTCTGTGACTTCACTGAAAAAATCTTGCAGTTGGTTGGACAGATTTCATTTATGATAATTCTCCCCGTTTTCAATCTAAATGACGGAGTTTTCATGCATGTTCTCCTGATAATTCATCATAACTGAGGCTGTATTTTCATTCCTGatcaattttttttggtaatgtgAAAGTGTAGTTTTAATCACAGATGCTTTTGCGCAACTTGAAGGGGTCCTAGAATCTACTGAAGTTGAAATTATATTCGGCTATGTTTAGTAACCACATAAGATAGCCTCTATTACTTTGTCCATAGTCAGAATACCAAGTTGATACCGTTTCTTCAAAACTGGTGTTACTCTCCGAAGTTCCCCGCTCTCCAGTCTCACATTGTAGGAATAACATATTTCGATAATAAAATGCTACCCATTTTAGCAACTTATTCATAGTCTAACAAAATAAGGTGGAGAGAAATTTGTATCACCGTTAAGGCGTTAACCAATGAGAATACACCATTTTTATTTCACTTAGATTATGTTTTGGTATTCATGAAACGTCATTGCTCTTTTAAGTACGATTTTTACTCTTTCACGGACTTTTTACCATTATTTTTCCTTCCTTTGCCCTTCCCTTCCCCTGCCCTTCCTCTGAGGAAAAAAAAGGCGAAAAAAAACTATTTCTCTTCTCTCACAAAATTCAAATCAAATTAATCAATTATGAATTTTAATTCTCAAGTTAATCGGGCAATGATTCTAACTTTCTAACTTAATTAATTATGCATCAATTATACTATCAAATTAGGGAGATTTAATtgatttaggttttaggaaaatTAGGGTTAATCAAAATTAGCAATATAGGAAAGGGTGGCTGGGTAGTAGAGGCGGACGTCGGAGGTCAGACAAGTGGAGGCCGCTGCGGCAAGGAGATGAGGGTGATGGGTGGTCATCGGACGTGCAGGGGGGTGACGGAGGGATTATGTCTGAGGTGGCTGGTTAAGAGGTCGTGGGGTGGCTCGAGTGGTTCTAAGGTGGATGGCCTGGTGTGGTGGGGAAGTTTCAGCCTTCAGGGTGGAAGGGTGGATGTGCATTTGCGATCAGGAGTGGTGGCAGCACAGGGGGTGGTTCAATGGTGGTCTGGGAGGTGCGAGTCTGACGAAGTGCGGCTGTGCGGGTCTGGGAATTGGGTGTGGCCGACAAGGGAGGGACGGTGAAGGTTGGTGCACGGTGGCTGTCGGTGGTGGTGGTAGTTAGCCGGTGGCCTATGGCTATGGTGGACGTTGCTgggtgggtggtggtggttgtaTGGGGTGGTTGGTTGGTGGTTTTTGGAGGAGTAATTTTTCATATTTAATTGTAATTAGAACAAAATAGTAAATGAGGTCAAATAACAAGGGTATAATGGTCATTCATGTCCATGATTAagtaaatcatgtccatgaatgagcataaCCCTTCATGAAAAGTACTACTGTTTGTAGTCTATTAATTGATTAGGAAGTACGGTAACGTGGTAGACAGGTATACCTAAGAATTTTTCGTGGCGTTGAGGAAGAATTAAGaaagttttttattttttattttttttttcgtacAAGAACTAAGAAGTGTGATACTTAAGTCGAATTTCCAGAATATTTGGAAAGATATTGGCTTATCATCTTAGCACCATGTCAAAACGAGAACATTAAAAAAGAAATAAAGTGATGAAGCTCCAATCTTTTCAATAGTATACTTGGTCAGTTTGCCATCACTTGTCTACCTCAAAGGCTCAAAGTATTGAATCATCAGTGATTATTGTGTGAGACGGTTCTCACACTATAAGACAGTCCACTAGTATAAAAAACACTCTTTTATGGacaacaataaatgaataaacCTTCATAGAAAAGAACCGTCATATAATGTTAAGTCCGTCTTACTTCAGACCGCCTTATTTTAGATCATGATAAGGACTCTCATAAAGTGAGAAGCGGCGTGGGTGGTGGCCACCCTATGTCttcccactcacaccctaaatgggttttttgtgagagaaaatggtatccgtctgaccATTTCAGACGGATATAACGGTCCGAAATAAAAATTTGTGTATAATGTTAGACTGTCTTCTTCTAAAATTTGTGGGGAATCATATTTTATTAGTATCTGTTTATACTCTACAACTTTAATATGGTTTAGACAGCGCAAAAAAAATCTGAGATATTCTTTAAAGACTGATGGTAGTGATCTTATTAACCTTTAATTTGCTGTCAGAATTATTTGTGAATGTTGTTGTATACTTTAatcattaattattaattatatggAATCTGTTTCGACAACGACACATGAATGTCAGATTCATTTGGAATCTGGAATCAGATGCAACAGTATAAACCCAACGTAAGGTGAGCAGTTGGTTATGTATAGTTAACTGATGATAAAAAGGGTCTACTTTTTGGGTGCTCATCATCTAGGTAGCATCAAAACGGACACGGATACGGGACACTGACACGACACGGATACGcgacacggcatcccatgaaatttaggacacgggacacgtcatttaaatttaataaaatatatattttatagttatttatgtgtgattttatttttgaaaaagtattgaatattaaatttaaataagtgaaggtaaaacttgacgttaattataactcattctcatttccaaaaccaaaaaccaacttataatcaatctatttcgacatctcattactacTCTAGAGAACATCATTTGCCCCTGATTCaacttatttccccaccaaatacaaccatataacaattcacgcCGTTTACcaattcaacttgattccgtttgaATGTGTGTTCAAATatcatggacacggctcaaaatactatggacacgtgtcggacacgcggccaaataaaagatgaaagttagacacagctttacaagtgtccgacacattttgacgtgtgtccgacgagtgtcgtgtccgacacgggaagaccgattaggaggagtgtccgtgctacctagctcATCACACGCAATTCCTCTTTCAACAATTGTCTAAGAGATGCTAGTTGGTGGTTcggcaaattctcatttaagacaggTATATCTGTCTTAAGCTTAAACGAGTCAAAACTCAAAGCCCATGTGAGAGGAATAAGATAAAAGCTGAATACATGGGGAAAAACAAAAGATTTGTCCTATACGCCTATGGCTAGCTCGGTTTGGCGAAGTCCTTGGAACCTTGTGAGAGgaataagacaaaagcagaataCATGGAGAAAAACAAAAGATTTGTCCTATGGCTAGCTGGGTTTGACGAAGTCCTTGGAAGAGACCCTCTTGTATTCGATTACTATGCAATTTTGGTTATGGGAGATCACAATCTTAACACAATGATTCCCACTTCATAGGTTTCAGAGATGGTCCTCTACCTCTAGTTATGAAGATAAAGAATACATCCCTAGGCATATTTTCTCTGATTGTCCCTGTAAATAGTTTGCGTTTATTTTTAAGTCAGTATTCTCTTTTTTCGTTTTATGTCAAGTACTTGTAATGAATATCTAATTTCATGCTTGACACGTTTACCACCCCCAACGACGACCACAAAGATGAGTAAAAAAAGACGACAAGAGGGAAAACACGATAACTATCAACTCTCATGGTATGGAAACGTCAATGTGAGCGACAAGAGGGAAAACACGATAACTATGAAAACAAGATAAGCGAAATGAGGTGAGGAGGAAGAGGAAATGAGTAGTGATGGCGCGATTGAGGCCATTGCTTTGGCAACAAGAAGGAAATAATGCAAAAGAGAACATATTATACTTAGACTAGGCTACTCGTATTCAATGGTACAGATTCAGTCAAGTTTAGAAGAAAGTGTAAAAAAGAAGGAAGATTATATGCTCCTCCACTCCTGCAACTTTCAACAAGAATATATATATTCTACCACTAGTTTTTGAGAAAAGTTTGGAGTGACATGTGATACATGATTCTTCTTCATTCAAGGATCCATGTCCATTTGAGACTCAGATTCCGAAACAACACAAACCATACCAAATTTAATATCTATGTATTTAGACTCCATGTATAACTTGATCACAAGTATCTTGCAAAAGTTCAGATGGGGGGTTAGAATACTGCAACTGCCAAGTAGCTTAACTGGTAAAGTCATTGAGGTGGGTTCAGCTCGAAACCCAGTCAACATAACAAATTGCCCTTGTAATATTATGAAGAAAATGATTCAACTGTTGTTATAGTTAAAATACTTCATCACAAGTAGCTTGCAAATGTTTGGATAGGGGGTTAGAACACTCCAAATGTCAACTAGTTTAACTCGTAAAGTCATTAAGGCGGATTCAGCGAGAAATCCTGTCAACATAATAAAAAACCGCCCTTGTAATACTATGAAAAAATGGTTCAACTGTTGTTATAGTTAAAATACTTGATCACAACTCCCAAGTATCTTGCAAAAGTTTGGACGGTGGATTAGAACACCGCAAATGTCAAGTAGCTTAACTGgtaagttattgagcttaacagaataattattaagctcaataatttCGCAATATAGTTCAATaccttgtaaaatagctcaacaactttgtataAGCATGGGCGAGTCCACCCTTTGCAATGGTGTAGCACTTGCTACACCATTATTTGGAAAAAATCATTGTGAAAATTAAAATTGCTACACCACTAAATTACATCAATTACCTAATTAATATAGTTTCATTAACACTTTAATCTTCCCAATACAGCTCTACGGATTCTAAAATCCATGCTTTAATTAATAGTCAATATGATATTCTCCCAATTTATTTACTCTTTcccaaaattttgaaaatacagTCAAATATTTAGTGCAATTATGATGTTATATGCGTATTTAGCTATGTGGAATGTGTAAAAATTATAGTATAAGACGGTTTCACGGTAACTTTTGTAAAAAAGTTTTACTACTAATAAATGGAGTTTCTTTTTATACAATGGGATCGTCTCACGGTGTGAGATGTTCTTATGCAATAACTACTGGTGGAATGTGGATGTAAGAATGACTTTGAATCTGACGGCAGACAAATATTTACTTAGAAGAAATTGCATTATTGATAGGATTAAAATCTAAAAGATAATTGTCATGACATAGGATAAACATGATGCATGGTAATATTGAGAAATAATTGAAATACATGACATAAAATATGTAAATATGATTCCTAACTCGCAAAAGGCTATAGTATAAATCGACTTAGTACTTCAAACAGTTAATCGTATCCTTTATACTTTGCTACACCAAAGAGAAAATCCTAGCCTCGCCCCTGTGTGTAAGAGTTCAataactttgaggcggttgtataatgctattatacaactggttgtaggatagtatttgtgaatTAGACTCCATGTATAACTTGATCACAAGTATCTTGCAAAAGTTGGGATGGGGGGTTAGAATACTTCAAATGTCAAGTAGCTTAACTGGTAAAGTCATTAAGGCGGGTTCAAGTTTGCATAGTTAAAATGCTCCAAGCTGATCAGATTAATGAGAAAGCTCAAGTTCTCATATATTATCTGTCATAGTTTACGGCTTTACGCCGATTAAATGAACATGGTCAATGTGGTTGGTATTTACTATTTTGGCATAAAACTTGCATAGTCCATGTCTTTCTAATAATAGGGAAATTATGGAATATATATAATCAGTCTCTTTTAATCATCAAATATTCTGTGATAAAAAGATTTAAATCATTGTAAAATATAAAAAAGAGCATTTTTTTGGTTGGCTTTTTAGTCTGTGTGTGTGCGCGCGTGTTCCAATAAGGTAGGGGCGTATATCAAAAGTTCATACAATATGTTCTCTTTCAGTCTTCTCAGTAGATGTTGTTTTCCTGTCAAAATTGTCAGTTTTGTTCCATGCAGCTTCTTTTTAGCTGTTACTATGAATTCTTATACTATGGCTCATTCGGAAACATTCTCTTTGTGTCTTTTGCCTTCGCAAAACTTGCTATTACCTCCATTATAAGGTTTCTAGGTTTACTGACGGATccaaattttgctaatactagcTTTTGTTTAACAAAATGGACTATGGATGCGAAAAATATCGGTTTTCAATATCAGGTTACTCCTGTTGCTGTATTTTAGCAGCTCACTGTCTTTTGTCCTAAATAAATTACTTTTCGAAAAAACGAATGCAGGTTACAGGTAACTTCTGCTGAACATCAGAATGATAGAATAAGGCTAAGTTTCATTAAACATAGAGAGCACATTACATATTACATGCTTTAACTACAACATTGAACTAGCTACTTAGTTCATTGATAGTTTACTTAAAATAGCACACAAAATATACTTAAAAACCGAAACTAGTAGTACAATTGATCTAAAGTAACTGGATTCTTATTCTGTGCTGCTAAATCATATCTTGTACCCTGAAATAAACATGTTCGGAAACATGGTCTTAGTATGGAACTTGATGGAAAGGCTGGATGAGTGGAATCAGTTTTCCCCTTAAATGGAGCGACATAATCTCGTTGGTTGAACCCATGAGCTTCCCCCCAATGAACACGGCTGGGACAGGTGCGTTGCATCCTAGCTTCATTATGGCCTTCTCCATTTCCTTGCCATCAGGGTCTTGGTCAATCTCATATATGCAAGGAGTCACCCCTAGCTCTTGGAACAGTATGTTGACGGTGTAGCACAGGCAACATGAGCTCTTGCTGAAGATCACAACCCCATTTTCCGATGCAACCCTGATAACCTTGTCCATCTTGATTCGGGGAAGTTAAGTTAAATGTGACCTAGTTTAGGTCACTGGACTTAATAATATTGAGTTTTAAGGGCAGTTTTTGTATGGGAAATTtgtttgaatgttttgttgatgGAACTTTGTGTTTCGCGGCTGAACTATTTATAAGGGTAGTTTGTGTACAATGTTTGCTCTGCTTGTACAGGAGTGTTGAAAAGATACTGTGCTTTAGTTAGATGCTGGTAAAGCGACTTTCCAAGAGATTGGAACTAGGGTCGGTTGCAGTAGTGTGAAGTGTGTTGTATGTACTTCTCTTCAAATCAACAGTTTGGTTGGCAGACACAATCTTGACAAAAATCTTCATTACTGAAGTGACAAAACTTAGAAATCGCGGTGTATTAACAAGAAAGTCGTTTCATTAGTCTAATTTTATGAAAAATGAATGCTTTCAGAAGTATGATTATGACTGACATTATATACTAATTGTCTTTTCATAGGAAACTAAGAAGAAAATTACTTAGAAGTTGTTCTGTGATGTGATGTATGTTTTCATTCGGATTCTTTCGAAAAAAAAGCATTCTTTGAATTCACAGGAGGAAGGTTATCAGGATCAGCTTTAGGTGGGGTTTGATTCTGTGCAGTGACCACCAACTTGGCCTGATTCTTTTTTATATGTCAAGCTTGCAAGATTCTGTACTTTTATACTAAAAAATACACCCAATCTTTTATACCTTTTGCCGGATACTGTAACACAGTATATTTGGAAAGTTGTTATTAGCATTAGTTTAAGAAATGAACATGTTACATCTGTATGTAGGTTCAGTTCTTCCATGAGATTTTTTGTGAGACAATGGTTCATGAACTTGAAATAAACTGTGAACCTGTGAGGCACTGGGTTAATGTCGTCgatgttggttggttggttggttgttgttgttattgactCATGAACTTATATTATGTCAATAATACTGACTCAGTAAACTATATCCTGTAAAATGGTGATGACACAGTATGTAGACTGAGTTGGGTTTGTTTTGTTTCATATTTTCCTATTTTTTTCCGCTAGAGGCAACCCAGTGACTGTCTGCACTTTTCGACCCTTTTGACGTTATTTCATGCACACTCGATGTTTCCTACCAATATCTGTGTAAAATCGAATTAGCGCTCTAGGAGGTGCTAGTCAATAAAAAGACAGTTCCTCTTTTGATCCTTGTTTTTTATGCTCTATGCTTATGTTCAAAAATAAGAACATTGTGATCTCTTCTTTAATTGAATGTAAGTCGCCACTGTAATGAAAACTACAGATTCCTGAGCGTCCAACAGTCTAACTTATGTCTCTCCCTGCCTTGACTACAAGATGATCCCTCGACCCTCACTATTGTTTGACCATGGAAATTTCTTTCTTGCCGTGAGATAAGGGCCTTAAGTCAATTAGGCAAGGGTGTGCGTAATATTGCAGGTCAA
It includes:
- the LOC141591914 gene encoding E3 ubiquitin-protein ligase MIEL1-like, coding for MAEQSSVPENRQDTAVPETRQDFKKLEFGCEHYKRRCKLLAPCCNRVFTCRHCHNDVMGSLSNPKERHELVRHDVKRVVCAVCETEQQVAKVCSNCGVNMGEYFCEICRFYDDETEKKQFHCDDCGICRVGGRDKFFHCQKCGSCYTIELRDNHACVENAMKNCCPICYEYLFDSIKGTAVMKCGHTLHMECFSELLDKRQYRCPMCSKSTVDMSLHWERLDAEVAATPMPDEYQYEVLVLCNDCSSTSTVRFHIFGHKCSDCNSYNTRVTQKLKRQSGPSSNN
- the LOC141590960 gene encoding monothiol glutaredoxin-S9-like, translating into MDKVIRVASENGVVIFSKSSCCLCYTVNILFQELGVTPCIYEIDQDPDGKEMEKAIMKLGCNAPVPAVFIGGKLMGSTNEIMSLHLRGKLIPLIQPFHQVPY